The following are encoded in a window of Bacillus xiapuensis genomic DNA:
- a CDS encoding IS4 family transposase has translation MKQNTMFPNLIQKFISDEELKPLIELVGYEDTARKLDVKTLIQYLVTAAACEWKSLRYCADVSSSAGLVDVNYSTLSKKMSQLDYELMKNVFDLIVRKCNRATRRTLKIPKHLLLVDSTTITVGKTRLPWAVYHGQRSGIKLHVSFSLETQMPLKVVESTGLTHDGPTGEQLADSRFILVEDRAYFNIQRIDRFLEEGQDFVIRMKENVELSHKKSLQRLPQKDSNVTHDITCLLGSVQSRSEKRHRVVFFKDDEGREVRVVTSLRHVSAEEIANMYKARWGIETFFRWIKQNLNVPVLFGTTENAVFNQLFAAFIAYVLLHWLYKQTKSSISKPNLSSVAFQRMLLTGALPLQWWDRMVLFLYHYFDQSRRSLSKFG, from the coding sequence ATGAAACAGAATACCATGTTCCCGAATTTGATTCAAAAGTTTATTTCCGATGAAGAGCTAAAACCATTGATTGAACTGGTTGGTTATGAAGATACCGCACGAAAACTAGACGTGAAAACATTGATCCAGTATCTCGTGACGGCGGCTGCTTGTGAGTGGAAAAGCTTACGCTACTGTGCGGACGTTAGCTCATCGGCCGGCCTTGTCGATGTGAACTATTCCACTCTTTCAAAAAAGATGAGTCAGCTTGATTACGAATTAATGAAGAACGTATTTGATTTAATTGTTCGCAAATGTAACCGGGCCACTCGTCGCACGTTGAAGATACCTAAACATCTGCTTCTTGTGGATTCCACCACGATCACCGTAGGGAAAACTCGACTTCCTTGGGCCGTTTATCATGGCCAACGCTCAGGCATCAAGCTTCATGTGAGTTTTTCATTGGAGACACAAATGCCTTTGAAAGTCGTTGAATCCACTGGTCTGACACACGATGGACCAACAGGTGAACAACTTGCCGATTCTCGCTTCATTTTAGTAGAAGACCGTGCCTATTTTAACATTCAACGGATTGATCGCTTTCTCGAAGAAGGACAAGATTTCGTGATTCGGATGAAAGAGAACGTAGAGTTATCTCATAAAAAATCCTTACAACGCCTGCCACAAAAGGACTCAAACGTGACGCACGATATCACTTGTTTACTTGGTTCCGTTCAATCTCGTTCGGAAAAACGTCATCGAGTGGTGTTTTTTAAAGATGACGAAGGACGAGAAGTTCGTGTCGTGACCAGCTTACGTCATGTGTCGGCAGAGGAAATCGCCAACATGTACAAAGCGCGCTGGGGCATTGAAACCTTTTTTCGCTGGATCAAGCAAAATTTAAATGTGCCTGTTTTATTTGGTACGACCGAAAATGCGGTGTTTAATCAGCTTTTCGCCGCCTTCATTGCCTATGTTCTGCTTCATTGGTTATATAAACAGACAAAATCCTCCATTTCCAAACCGAACCTGTCGTCAGTGGCTTTTCAGCGCATGCTTTTGACAGGCGCATTACCCTTACAGTGGTGGGATCGAATGGTCTTATTTCTGTATCACTATTTTGATCAGAGCAGGAGAAGTCTGTCTAAATTTGGTTAA
- a CDS encoding TerC family protein, with protein sequence MDLSLWLEYGWILIVLILLEGVLSADNALVLAVMAKNLPAELQKKAINTGLLLAFIFRIGAIFLISFLFHVWQVQAIGAAYLIFIALRHLFKRNKGGKKDKKVKSYRMTIAQIALADIAFAIDSILAAVALAIALPDTPIGAIGGMDGAKFIVIILGALAGLIVIKFSAGFFVTLLVKRPSLETAAMVLVGWVGVKLLMHTLAHPSINLIAHDFVEGPVWKIIFWSVMVLIALGGWFLSKREPQKLTNE encoded by the coding sequence ATGGATTTATCTTTGTGGTTAGAGTACGGCTGGATTTTGATCGTTCTGATTCTATTAGAAGGGGTTTTATCCGCTGATAATGCGCTGGTTTTAGCGGTGATGGCGAAGAATTTACCGGCGGAGCTGCAAAAGAAAGCCATTAATACAGGCTTGCTGCTGGCTTTCATATTTAGAATTGGAGCCATTTTTCTTATTTCCTTTCTTTTCCACGTTTGGCAAGTGCAAGCGATTGGAGCAGCCTATTTAATTTTCATTGCGTTAAGGCATTTGTTTAAAAGAAATAAGGGGGGCAAAAAGGATAAGAAGGTGAAAAGCTATCGCATGACGATTGCCCAAATAGCCTTGGCTGATATCGCCTTTGCGATAGATTCTATTCTGGCTGCCGTTGCTCTGGCTATTGCTTTGCCTGATACACCGATAGGCGCTATCGGAGGGATGGATGGCGCTAAGTTTATTGTGATAATATTAGGAGCACTGGCAGGATTGATCGTGATTAAATTTTCAGCCGGTTTCTTCGTCACGCTGTTAGTCAAGCGTCCTAGTCTTGAAACAGCTGCGATGGTATTAGTGGGCTGGGTAGGAGTGAAGCTGTTAATGCATACGCTTGCCCACCCTTCGATAAATCTCATTGCACATGATTTTGTGGAAGGGCCTGTCTGGAAAATTATCTTTTGGTCAGTTATGGTTCTGATCGCCTTGGGCGGCTGGTTTCTATCTAAAAGAGAGCCTCAAAAACTGACGAACGAATGA
- a CDS encoding ABC transporter permease → MKEIISVERLKLKRSKIWILYILGPLVGVLLAFINFRNNYDLFMQPGDSEWVEVWTQVAIFMGPFVLPIAVGIYAAFVCRGEHIGGGWKQLLTLPIGRSKIFMGKFFMASIMVAITLLIVLLFFLSFGFFNGLEGDLPLIQIIIFIVQGFLACLPLLLIQLIVSLRAKTFGIPLAFSIIFTLPAIIVASTPLGQFYPWTQPMLAMSPADESPIESYFLFYCLLIATFSLFLLFGLRSFSKRDIN, encoded by the coding sequence ATGAAAGAAATTATTAGTGTTGAAAGATTAAAATTAAAACGCTCAAAAATATGGATTCTATATATATTAGGACCATTAGTAGGTGTGCTACTAGCATTTATCAATTTCAGAAATAACTACGATTTGTTTATGCAACCAGGGGATAGCGAATGGGTTGAAGTTTGGACGCAAGTTGCAATATTTATGGGGCCATTTGTTTTACCTATAGCTGTAGGCATATATGCTGCTTTTGTTTGCAGAGGAGAGCATATAGGTGGGGGATGGAAACAACTTTTAACATTGCCTATTGGAAGATCTAAAATCTTCATGGGAAAATTTTTTATGGCCTCTATTATGGTAGCTATTACTCTCTTAATAGTCTTATTATTTTTTCTATCGTTTGGATTCTTTAATGGACTAGAAGGAGACCTCCCTCTCATTCAAATTATAATATTTATTGTTCAAGGATTTCTAGCTTGTTTACCATTACTTCTTATTCAGTTGATCGTTTCACTTAGGGCGAAAACATTTGGAATACCCTTAGCTTTTAGTATTATTTTTACACTTCCAGCTATCATTGTAGCCAGTACGCCTTTAGGACAATTTTATCCTTGGACACAACCTATGTTAGCTATGTCACCAGCAGATGAGTCACCTATTGAATCGTACTTTCTTTTCTATTGCCTATTAATTGCTACTTTTTCGCTTTTTCTTTTGTTTGGATTACGAAGCTTTTCTAAACGAGATATTAATTAG
- a CDS encoding ABC transporter ATP-binding protein, translated as MKDLVISTNNLTKKYKKNTSVDGINLNMQRGEIYGFLGPNGAGKTTTIRMLLGLIKPTKGFIQIFGQDLKQNRIGILQRVGSLVESPSYYGNLTGFENLETVRRLRGLPEKRVHEVLEVVRLNKVSNRLAKEYSLGMKQRLGIATALLSNPDLLILDEPTNGLDPAGIQEIRELIKELPKKQGMSVLISSHLLSEIDQMATQVGIINEGKLIFQDSIEKLRQKRKPLLRIAVNNAHEANSILKSKGLTPKLHNEALWISQTEPEFVSEINSILVHSGVSVYRLEEVKKTLEDIFLDITGKGASL; from the coding sequence ATGAAAGATTTAGTGATATCAACAAATAATCTGACAAAAAAGTATAAAAAAAACACATCTGTGGATGGTATTAATTTAAACATGCAAAGAGGAGAAATTTATGGATTTTTAGGACCCAACGGAGCTGGAAAAACTACCACTATTCGAATGCTTTTAGGATTAATTAAACCAACAAAGGGCTTTATCCAGATATTTGGACAAGACCTCAAGCAAAATCGAATCGGAATCCTCCAGCGGGTTGGCTCACTCGTTGAATCACCATCCTACTATGGGAACCTGACAGGGTTTGAAAATTTAGAAACAGTACGCCGCTTAAGAGGGCTACCAGAGAAACGTGTTCATGAAGTACTTGAAGTAGTACGTCTAAATAAAGTATCAAATCGTTTAGCGAAAGAATATTCTTTGGGAATGAAACAGCGATTAGGTATCGCTACTGCTCTATTAAGTAATCCAGATTTATTGATATTAGATGAACCAACAAATGGCTTAGACCCTGCGGGCATTCAAGAAATTAGAGAATTAATCAAAGAGCTACCCAAAAAGCAGGGAATGAGTGTGTTAATCTCTAGTCACTTATTAAGCGAAATTGACCAGATGGCTACTCAAGTCGGAATTATTAACGAAGGTAAACTAATATTTCAAGATTCCATAGAAAAGCTAAGACAAAAAAGAAAACCTTTGCTAAGAATTGCTGTAAACAATGCACATGAAGCAAACTCCATACTCAAAAGCAAAGGTCTAACCCCAAAACTTCATAATGAAGCCCTATGGATATCCCAAACTGAACCAGAATTTGTATCGGAGATTAATTCTATTCTTGTTCACTCAGGCGTATCAGTCTATCGATTGGAAGAAGTGAAAAAAACATTAGAGGATATCTTTTTAGACATTACAGGTAAAGGAGCAAGCCTATGA
- a CDS encoding sigma-70 family RNA polymerase sigma factor has translation MEEVFKETFLAEDHQLLFDQIMTEYGQDVLELVYSYVKNKTDAEDLTQEIFVKCYQSLNSFDRRSTMKTWLWRIAINHCKDYLKSWHVRKVQAGYTDEWSGASTNDYVEREVIQKDERQRVMEATLGLPIQYRELIYLHYYEELTIKEISEIINVNQNTIKTRLKRAKELLQGALRRSETWKNS, from the coding sequence TTGGAAGAAGTATTTAAAGAGACATTTCTCGCAGAAGATCATCAATTACTGTTTGACCAAATTATGACGGAATACGGTCAAGATGTATTAGAGCTCGTTTACTCTTATGTCAAGAATAAAACAGATGCAGAAGATTTAACGCAAGAGATCTTTGTGAAATGTTATCAATCGTTAAATAGCTTTGATAGAAGGTCAACAATGAAAACGTGGCTGTGGCGTATTGCTATTAATCACTGTAAAGATTATTTAAAAAGCTGGCATGTCCGTAAAGTACAGGCTGGATATACAGATGAATGGTCTGGTGCTTCTACAAACGATTATGTAGAACGGGAAGTCATTCAAAAAGATGAGCGGCAAAGGGTTATGGAAGCAACATTAGGATTGCCCATTCAATATAGAGAGCTCATTTACTTGCATTATTATGAGGAGCTGACTATTAAAGAGATAAGTGAAATCATTAACGTCAATCAAAATACAATCAAGACGAGACTTAAACGCGCGAAAGAACTGCTACAAGGCGCATTAAGGAGAAGTGAAACATGGAAGAACAGTTGA
- a CDS encoding ABC transporter permease yields MMKRVLLADGLKLKRTSLPIVLLLVPLLVLAYELINLTYRSEYVVKQAELFKANSLWEYLLFDNSLLFGLGFPLVATISASMIVNIEHQSNSWKAVLSQPVSRAVIYLSKFLWILLGLTFSVSFFFIGTLLLGKVLGFEGDIPLWLILGDSYSILFTTLPIVSFQLWLSITFKNQAFSIIIGAVSSMMGLFLAAGSTTRWMPLAYPVQSSTISLQYEGLSYNGDLSAYIIINTLVGIILLVIGLIHFTRRDI; encoded by the coding sequence ATGATGAAACGTGTATTATTGGCGGATGGATTGAAGTTAAAGCGCACTTCCTTGCCTATCGTTCTACTTCTTGTGCCTTTATTAGTTTTAGCTTATGAACTCATTAATTTAACGTACCGTTCGGAATATGTAGTTAAACAGGCAGAGCTATTTAAAGCAAATTCATTGTGGGAATATTTGCTTTTTGATAACAGCCTTTTGTTTGGATTAGGTTTCCCATTAGTTGCTACTATTTCTGCATCCATGATTGTAAATATTGAACATCAATCAAATTCTTGGAAAGCAGTACTCTCACAACCTGTATCAAGAGCCGTAATTTATTTAAGTAAATTTCTGTGGATTTTATTAGGACTAACTTTCTCAGTCAGTTTCTTTTTCATAGGTACACTGTTACTTGGTAAAGTTCTTGGATTTGAAGGAGATATACCTCTATGGCTTATTTTGGGAGACAGTTACAGTATATTGTTTACAACTTTACCTATAGTGTCCTTTCAGTTATGGCTTTCAATTACATTTAAAAACCAAGCCTTTTCTATTATCATTGGGGCTGTATCATCAATGATGGGGCTATTCTTAGCCGCCGGATCTACTACTCGATGGATGCCCCTAGCATATCCAGTGCAATCTTCTACAATTTCTCTTCAATATGAAGGACTCAGCTATAATGGTGACCTGTCTGCTTATATCATTATTAATACGCTTGTAGGAATAATTTTGCTCGTAATTGGATTAATTCATTTCACTCGAAGAGATATTTAG
- a CDS encoding ATP-binding protein has product MHYLINRLCIPDLIILDEVGYFPFDALTANLFFQVVSKRYEKGAMIITSNKSYVEWGKTFGDDVLATGILDRLLHHSVTFNIKGDSYRMEEKKKAGIFPTPPAIESKK; this is encoded by the coding sequence ATGCATTACTTAATCAATCGTCTCTGTATACCAGACTTAATTATTCTGGATGAGGTCGGCTATTTTCCGTTTGATGCTTTAACAGCTAATCTATTCTTTCAAGTGGTTTCAAAGCGTTATGAAAAAGGTGCGATGATTATTACATCGAATAAATCCTATGTGGAATGGGGAAAAACTTTCGGTGATGATGTATTGGCGACGGGAATTCTAGACCGTCTCCTCCATCATTCCGTTACGTTTAATATTAAAGGAGATTCATATCGCATGGAGGAGAAGAAAAAAGCTGGGATCTTCCCAACTCCTCCAGCAATAGAATCGAAAAAGTGA
- a CDS encoding FtsW/RodA/SpoVE family cell cycle protein, with translation MNEKNSFLQQMKRHIRSKEAQQYVALELDQHIESMIKKLLNQGRSREEAEKEVVRQMGDPRTLGVEMNKLHKPKVEWGLLAFFVTAAGLGFLPLMLLLDMEGFIATKAIYVLLGMVLMTACMFFDYRKLQKYGWWFYGVGTTLLYFVFVQGWPHGPFTVNGAVYLVLGPVSTDSTIILPFYFLAWASFLNQSLPKWKLIMLFILPFILFVEAVGNSNAVMYMVMVMVMYGWSIRHNRKNMFKFIFVTPFIAAGSLLAMLSMTDLYQRTIVQALLHPKQYMDSDYNMLLISKLLKEAGWLGQPIPTANAFVQEAHTDLVLVTVIYGLGWAFFLFLLFVLAGFAVRMLWITGKIKDSFGQLLVIGGGMLYAVPLLYNLLMIAGWLPIIKMPVPFISYGNTVILLYSLVVGIMLSVFRRKSFAI, from the coding sequence ATGAATGAAAAAAACTCGTTTCTGCAACAGATGAAAAGGCATATTCGTTCAAAGGAAGCCCAACAATATGTCGCATTAGAGCTGGATCAGCATATAGAAAGCATGATAAAAAAGCTGCTAAATCAAGGGAGGTCAAGAGAAGAGGCGGAAAAAGAGGTCGTTCGGCAAATGGGGGATCCGAGGACATTAGGGGTGGAGATGAATAAGCTCCATAAGCCAAAAGTGGAATGGGGCTTGCTGGCGTTCTTTGTAACCGCTGCTGGACTTGGATTTTTGCCGCTTATGTTGCTTTTAGATATGGAAGGCTTTATAGCGACAAAAGCTATATATGTTTTGTTAGGCATGGTTTTGATGACGGCTTGTATGTTCTTTGATTATCGGAAATTACAAAAGTATGGATGGTGGTTTTACGGGGTTGGGACAACCCTATTATATTTTGTATTTGTTCAAGGGTGGCCTCATGGGCCGTTTACCGTAAATGGAGCTGTCTACTTAGTGTTAGGACCAGTTTCTACGGACTCAACGATCATACTGCCATTCTACTTTTTAGCATGGGCTAGTTTTTTAAATCAATCCCTACCAAAATGGAAACTGATCATGTTATTTATCCTTCCATTTATATTATTTGTTGAAGCTGTAGGCAATAGCAACGCCGTGATGTATATGGTAATGGTCATGGTGATGTATGGCTGGTCGATTCGTCATAATAGAAAAAACATGTTCAAATTTATATTTGTCACCCCATTCATAGCAGCGGGGAGTTTATTAGCGATGTTGTCCATGACAGATCTTTATCAAAGAACAATAGTTCAGGCCCTATTACATCCAAAGCAATATATGGATTCAGATTACAATATGTTATTAATCAGCAAGCTTCTTAAAGAAGCCGGCTGGCTTGGGCAGCCAATTCCAACAGCTAATGCTTTTGTTCAAGAGGCACATACTGATTTGGTGTTAGTGACGGTAATTTATGGATTAGGCTGGGCTTTTTTTCTGTTTCTTCTCTTTGTGCTTGCTGGTTTTGCGGTTAGGATGTTGTGGATCACAGGAAAAATTAAAGATTCTTTTGGGCAATTATTAGTTATTGGCGGTGGAATGCTTTATGCCGTGCCGCTTCTTTATAATCTGTTAATGATTGCCGGCTGGCTGCCAATAATTAAAATGCCGGTTCCATTTATCAGCTATGGAAATACCGTAATCTTACTTTACTCGTTAGTAGTCGGTATTATGCTAAGTGTGTTTCGCCGAAAAAGTTTCGCTATTTAA
- a CDS encoding sensor histidine kinase produces MSIFFNQKQESTAVSIEEIVNATSKQGEKIKVEKSVLQSIANHELWLQILDENGRELFSTNKPSSIPKKYTPGLLVSNYMYPAKSGYHLSTWYDTIDSQQLTWVIGEKIKNKNPFFFWANNLWILFMIIAGCLIAIYFGKLFGAPLLHVVSWIENLSIGIYKEPVNKRGVVNSRSKNGRLKSGFKTYKELMNALEDLMKVLKKNKEDREKLEKTREEWMTGVSHDLKTPLSVLKGYTFLMASEVHHWEIDQIRSFSLKMQKRIDYMEHLIEDFNLSFRLKNDSLPFKKHLINLVELLRETTISLTQLPEGQNMKFEFFSDEEYIAIEGDENYLKRAFENIITNCIKHNPPMTNVKIAVLTSNNFVEILIEDDGIGMSREVLDRLFDRYYRGTNSSNSTGTGLGMAISKQIILAHDGDIEIESEIQKGTKFVIRFSN; encoded by the coding sequence TTGAGTATATTTTTCAATCAAAAGCAGGAAAGTACTGCGGTTTCTATTGAAGAAATTGTAAATGCAACGAGCAAACAAGGTGAAAAAATAAAAGTAGAAAAGTCCGTTCTTCAATCTATAGCTAATCATGAATTATGGCTTCAAATATTGGATGAAAATGGGCGAGAACTTTTCTCTACAAATAAACCATCATCTATTCCCAAAAAATATACACCAGGCCTATTGGTGTCTAATTATATGTATCCAGCAAAAAGTGGTTATCATTTATCAACATGGTATGACACCATAGACAGCCAACAATTAACATGGGTAATTGGAGAAAAAATAAAGAACAAGAATCCTTTTTTTTTCTGGGCTAACAACTTATGGATTTTATTTATGATAATTGCTGGGTGTTTAATAGCTATATATTTTGGAAAACTCTTTGGAGCACCTTTGCTCCACGTTGTTTCTTGGATCGAAAATCTCTCTATCGGAATATATAAAGAACCAGTAAACAAAAGGGGAGTTGTCAATAGCCGTTCTAAAAATGGAAGATTAAAGTCAGGCTTTAAAACTTATAAAGAATTAATGAATGCACTAGAAGATTTGATGAAGGTTCTAAAGAAGAATAAAGAAGACCGAGAAAAACTAGAGAAGACGCGTGAAGAGTGGATGACAGGCGTCTCTCATGATTTAAAAACTCCTCTGTCTGTGTTAAAAGGATATACATTTCTAATGGCTTCAGAAGTTCATCATTGGGAAATAGATCAAATTCGTTCTTTTTCTTTAAAGATGCAAAAGAGAATTGATTATATGGAGCATTTGATTGAAGATTTTAATCTTAGCTTTCGTTTAAAAAATGATTCACTTCCTTTCAAAAAGCATTTAATTAACCTGGTGGAACTCTTAAGAGAGACCACTATCTCACTCACTCAACTCCCGGAAGGGCAAAACATGAAATTTGAGTTTTTTTCAGATGAAGAATATATAGCAATAGAAGGAGACGAAAATTACCTTAAACGTGCATTTGAAAACATAATTACAAATTGTATTAAGCATAATCCGCCTATGACAAATGTTAAAATCGCGGTTTTAACTAGTAATAATTTTGTTGAAATACTGATTGAAGATGACGGGATAGGAATGAGCAGAGAGGTATTAGATCGTTTGTTTGACCGTTACTACAGAGGTACAAATTCTTCCAACTCAACCGGCACTGGGTTAGGTATGGCTATTTCTAAACAAATCATCCTAGCTCATGATGGAGATATAGAGATAGAGAGTGAAATTCAAAAAGGAACAAAATTTGTTATTAGATTTTCTAATTAA
- a CDS encoding AraC family transcriptional regulator yields the protein MAWIESLQRAINYMEENLLEDITMDDISRMANSSGFHFQRTFSLLTGISVGEYLRRRRLTLAADELCRTNAKIIDIALKYGYGTPEAFTKAFRRQHGISPREARKLAGKLKSYNRLTIQVRLKGADPMQYKVENKESFEVIGIKQTFSYVNSENLIGIPEMWKKANKDGTSGTLISKNNGPVKGILGVCVDKNSEGKQMDYWIASASNEKASEKLSKLEIPASKWVIFEVHGAMPDAMQSAWKKIISEWFPSSGYEHAGTPDLEVYTFGDISSSDYYSEIWIPVK from the coding sequence ATGGCTTGGATAGAATCATTGCAGAGGGCGATTAATTACATGGAGGAGAATTTGTTAGAGGATATTACAATGGATGATATTTCTAGAATGGCGAATTCCTCAGGCTTTCACTTTCAGCGTACGTTTTCTCTTTTGACGGGTATTTCCGTCGGTGAATACCTCAGGCGCAGACGGCTTACGCTGGCAGCCGATGAGCTTTGCAGGACCAATGCAAAAATCATCGATATTGCACTGAAATATGGTTATGGCACTCCCGAAGCATTCACAAAAGCTTTTCGCAGGCAACACGGCATTTCCCCAAGGGAAGCAAGGAAGCTAGCCGGAAAGCTAAAATCCTATAACCGCCTGACGATTCAGGTGAGATTGAAAGGGGCAGACCCAATGCAATACAAAGTGGAAAACAAAGAAAGTTTTGAAGTAATTGGTATCAAACAGACATTTTCCTATGTAAACAGCGAGAATCTGATCGGTATTCCTGAAATGTGGAAAAAAGCAAACAAGGATGGAACTTCCGGCACACTCATCAGTAAAAATAATGGTCCGGTTAAAGGCATTTTAGGTGTTTGCGTGGATAAGAACAGTGAGGGAAAACAGATGGATTACTGGATCGCCTCAGCTTCTAATGAGAAGGCTTCTGAAAAATTGTCAAAGCTAGAAATTCCTGCCTCCAAATGGGTAATCTTTGAAGTTCATGGGGCAATGCCGGATGCAATGCAAAGCGCCTGGAAGAAAATTATTTCGGAATGGTTCCCTTCAAGCGGTTATGAGCACGCTGGAACGCCCGATCTCGAAGTATATACATTCGGCGACATATCTTCTTCCGATTATTATTCGGAAATATGGATTCCAGTTAAATAA
- a CDS encoding PadR family transcriptional regulator, with protein sequence MEEQLKKLKKSQQRELFHELKFTEELRQSIHRAIQTEKDEDILLAILQLLVQEKTGFELLNHLRGRGIKRFDENEGFLYTFLHSLEQKRYISSQWDKEQNKKYSLSSKGRKLLNKAETEANFKVTALEEVLKGWILYE encoded by the coding sequence ATGGAAGAACAGTTGAAAAAGTTGAAAAAGTCCCAGCAACGAGAGTTATTTCATGAGTTGAAGTTTACGGAGGAGCTTCGGCAAAGCATTCATCGAGCCATTCAAACAGAAAAAGATGAGGACATTCTGCTAGCAATTCTGCAATTGCTTGTTCAAGAAAAAACAGGTTTCGAATTACTTAATCATTTACGTGGCAGAGGCATCAAAAGGTTTGATGAAAACGAAGGATTTCTTTATACCTTCTTGCATTCACTGGAACAAAAAAGATACATCTCCTCACAATGGGATAAAGAGCAAAACAAGAAGTATAGCCTAAGCTCAAAAGGACGAAAGTTATTAAATAAAGCGGAAACGGAAGCAAACTTCAAGGTAACAGCTCTGGAAGAAGTGTTAAAAGGATGGATACTGTATGAATGA
- a CDS encoding response regulator transcription factor: MNEVTRKPSILIIDDDSPILELIKITLEKEGFRHILMASSGKEAMQLIQQYNPHIIVLDVMLPDTDGFSLCNHIRTYTNAPVLFLTAKNSDLDKLQGFSFGGDDYITKPFNPLEVAARIKAHLKRAGLVTSVEDKPATFDFGHFQVEEKSGKLIVNQKQVECPAQEFKLLLYFCNHPNQLISKQKIYREVWGEFYGGDSTVMVHIRRLREKIEEDPSNPAYLKTVRGLGYILDVPNGRRNLL; encoded by the coding sequence ATGAATGAAGTTACAAGAAAACCTTCTATTTTAATAATTGATGATGATTCACCGATATTAGAATTAATCAAAATTACATTAGAAAAGGAAGGATTTAGACATATTCTAATGGCCTCTTCTGGCAAAGAAGCTATGCAATTAATACAGCAGTATAATCCTCATATCATTGTGTTAGATGTAATGTTGCCGGATACAGACGGATTTTCGCTTTGTAACCATATTCGTACTTACACTAATGCTCCAGTCTTATTTCTAACTGCGAAGAATTCTGATCTTGATAAGCTGCAGGGGTTTAGCTTTGGCGGTGATGATTATATAACTAAACCGTTTAATCCATTAGAAGTAGCTGCAAGAATAAAAGCTCATTTAAAGCGTGCTGGACTTGTCACATCTGTGGAAGACAAGCCTGCTACCTTCGATTTTGGACACTTTCAAGTTGAGGAAAAGTCAGGAAAACTTATCGTTAATCAAAAACAAGTTGAATGTCCAGCACAAGAATTTAAATTATTGCTTTATTTTTGTAATCATCCTAATCAATTAATTAGCAAGCAAAAAATATACCGGGAAGTTTGGGGGGAGTTCTATGGTGGAGATAGTACAGTAATGGTTCATATTAGACGTTTAAGAGAAAAGATAGAAGAAGATCCTAGTAACCCCGCTTATCTTAAAACTGTTCGGGGATTAGGTTATATTTTGGATGTTCCAAATGGAAGAAGAAATTTGTTATGA
- a CDS encoding transposase, protein MAKGRRFEEAFKIETVKYIRENNKPLAQVAREVGVNENTLHAWVKKHGGKPEIIAVQSFSSEAAE, encoded by the coding sequence ATGGCAAAAGGCAGACGATTCGAAGAGGCATTTAAAATCGAAACCGTAAAGTATATCCGTGAAAACAATAAGCCTCTAGCTCAAGTAGCTAGAGAAGTGGGCGTAAATGAGAATACTTTACATGCTTGGGTAAAGAAGCATGGCGGAAAACCAGAAATTATAGCGGTACAATCATTTTCCTCAGAAGCAGCTGAATGA
- a CDS encoding RsiV family protein: protein MMNSYSEFMYDTIDKKNEVLITLPSLFKDDSYIRLISQNIKKQMKQQMEADPQKIYWDDAQAVDKNQPFYISDKGKPVLVFTKYEVAPGVMGVCEFTVPTDVIEDALVSKQYIK from the coding sequence ATGATGAACTCTTATTCAGAATTTATGTATGACACGATCGACAAGAAAAACGAAGTGCTGATTACGCTGCCAAGTTTATTTAAAGATGACAGCTATATCCGCCTCATTAGCCAGAACATCAAGAAACAGATGAAGCAGCAAATGGAAGCTGATCCGCAAAAAATATATTGGGACGATGCCCAGGCCGTTGATAAAAATCAACCCTTTTACATTAGTGATAAAGGCAAGCCGGTGCTTGTGTTTACTAAATACGAGGTCGCTCCCGGAGTCATGGGAGTTTGTGAATTTACGGTACCGACCGATGTGATTGAGGATGCATTGGTAAGCAAGCAATATATCAAGTAG